TCACTTGCCCAAGTCATTAACTGTTCTAGTTCTCGAATCAAAGGTGTTTTGACGTAGTCATGGTAAGAAATAATTATCTTTGTTGCTTTGGCTCTTGCATAATTGATAAGCTCAGCCTTATACGACTCGCTATTCTCTATCTCGATATCAATGTAATTAGCACCTGCATCTATCGCTTGTTTAAGTGCGTTTATCCTAACCTCATCTTCAACACCTGCGACTGGTTGATATGTAGCGACTGTCATTGCTTTGACAGCAAACAAATCTTTCATTCTGCCAGCAAATTTTATTTTATCTAATCTATACTCAACTATCTCAAATCCTTTTATCGCTTCGATAGATTTGTCTACTGACTCAAAGGCTATGCTTAAACAATTCATTGATATCCTCCTTAAAATCGTTAATCGCTATCTTTTTAATTAAGGGCTCTCCAATATCCTTTA
This DNA window, taken from Candidatus Margulisiibacteriota bacterium, encodes the following:
- a CDS encoding type I 3-dehydroquinate dehydratase; the protein is MNCLSIAFESVDKSIEAIKGFEIVEYRLDKIKFAGRMKDLFAVKAMTVATYQPVAGVEDEVRINALKQAIDAGANYIDIEIENSESYKAELINYARAKATKIIISYHDYVKTPLIRELEQLMTWASEYNPDIIKIACMVTDRKDSARLMSLYDSELNLIVIGMGELGRITRIASVLLGAPFTFVAFDKESKTADGQLSAEQLADILVRIKA